The Leptospira stimsonii genome window below encodes:
- a CDS encoding polymorphic toxin-type HINT domain-containing protein — MSAKNLVVGDASVLSNESTLKVSSISIDDRFETVYNFEVENAHTYFVTEDAVLVHNKCVIKEPDLESRKRVFDMMQSLTDDELQMDANGIVTVNKRSKGQKGMGTQLLRDVIGASKTTEIYTGKGTAPWNPDAVGSASYPILPDIEEFEKSLVGLSKDEKEKRRKDYVNNHEKRLSQGEKYDSRIWLSQTPSQLTLQDQRTGEIYAGTVPIQFTLGHELIHSKNQMNGKRQPSSKTAYVNAFDFQKNIPVLESVELEEALTTGLKNPKIEPKMSQSEKWLAEEKNKLIERYKGPSQNGLMTEAGLNYLRYGYDSPNLPRKKECWIFCP; from the coding sequence GTGAGCGCTAAGAATCTCGTTGTCGGAGACGCCTCCGTTCTTTCGAACGAATCAACATTGAAGGTTTCTTCTATTTCGATTGACGATCGTTTTGAGACGGTTTACAATTTTGAAGTCGAGAATGCTCACACTTACTTCGTTACAGAAGATGCCGTTCTTGTTCACAACAAGTGTGTGATTAAAGAGCCGGACCTTGAAAGCCGAAAGAGAGTCTTTGATATGATGCAAAGTCTAACTGACGATGAACTTCAAATGGATGCAAATGGTATTGTAACGGTTAATAAAAGAAGTAAAGGTCAAAAAGGAATGGGGACTCAACTATTAAGAGATGTAATTGGTGCAAGTAAGACTACGGAAATTTATACAGGAAAAGGCACTGCACCTTGGAATCCCGATGCTGTAGGATCGGCTTCTTATCCGATTCTCCCTGATATAGAAGAATTTGAAAAAAGTTTAGTTGGTTTGAGCAAAGATGAGAAAGAAAAAAGACGAAAGGATTATGTAAATAATCATGAAAAGCGTCTTTCGCAGGGTGAAAAATACGATTCTAGAATATGGCTAAGCCAAACACCATCTCAATTAACTTTACAAGATCAAAGAACGGGAGAAATATATGCTGGCACTGTACCCATTCAGTTTACTCTAGGACATGAGCTAATTCATTCAAAAAATCAGATGAACGGAAAACGTCAACCTTCAAGTAAAACAGCATATGTAAATGCCTTTGATTTTCAAAAGAATATTCCGGTTTTAGAGTCTGTGGAGTTAGAGGAAGCATTAACTACAGGACTAAAAAATCCAAAAATTGAACCTAAAATGAGTCAGAGTGAAAAATGGTTGGCTGAAGAAAAAAATAAGCTCATAGAAAGGTATAAAGGTCCAAGTCAAAACGGGTTGATGACTGAAGCTGGTCTCAATTATCTACGATACGGCTACGATTCTCCCAATTTACCGAGGAAAAAGGAGTGTTGGATATTTTGTCCATAA